Sequence from the Mycobacterium florentinum genome:
GCTGAACACCGGCAACCCGGTCAGCGACGAGAGCCAGGATGTCAACCGCCGGTGGGTCTTTGGCGAGCACACGGCATAACCGCTGCCGTGCACGTAGTAGATTGCGCCCGCGTCGGTCGACGAACGCGGCGCCTCGCTCGTCGGCGTTCGGGGCCCGTACACCCATTCGCCCTTGACCCGGCGGCCGTCGGGCAATCTCGTGTCGACCTGCTGAACGCGGGTGCCCGCCAGCGAGGGGCCGAAGGTGGCCATCACTCGCGCGATCATCCGGCGCGACAACCAGATTCCCCAGGCTTTTTCGGGCGGCACCACACCGCTGAACGGCCGCAAGGTGCAGGTGCTTACCGCTGCCGCGCCGCGGGACCGCAAAGACCCCCGGGCCGGGACGACGATGTCCGCCATGCAACGGAGTCAACCGCAAATGGTGACATTCGTCAATGGCAGCTTTGGGACCGACGTGTCAGCGCGTCCATTGCGTCGTGAATGTGGCGACCGAGTCGGCGACGCGGCGTCGGGCCGAGACCGGATCGGTAAACGTCGCGGCAAGGGCGTCGACGGCGCGGTCGGCAAGCGGGCGCCACTTCGCGACCCAGCCGTCGATGACGGCAGCGTTGGCGGGATTGGCGCCCAATGCGTAGCGGGCCAGGGCGCTGCTCCACGCCTGGCTGCGGGTCGTGTCGACTCGGGACTCCTGCAGCAAGGCGGCGGTCAGGCCGTCCCCGTTGGCCGTTGCCAGATCGACGAACGCTTCCTTGAACAGCGCATCGAGCGTCGGCTTGACCACCACGTTCAGCGCGGTGAATGCCTCGCCCCAGTCGTAGGCCAGCAGTAGGCGTTCGAGGGCTTCGCGGGCCGGCTGCCACGCCTCGTCGGTCTCCCAAATCCACCGGGTCGCTTCGGTATTGGCCAGGTGCGTGCCGTGGCCGAGCGACAGCGACTTCGCCCGGTAAGCGGTCCACTGCAACGCCCGTAGTTCGTCGGCGGCTTGGAAGAACGCGGCGTTGGTGATGTAGGCGCTCGGCGCCAACTGTCCGACGTAGAGGCTGGTGATCTGCAAGACGTGAAACACGTAGCGGGCCGGCACGTAGATGCGGTTCAGCGTCTCGACCCAGGCGGGGTCCAGCCGCGCATCGTGGTCGAGTGCCTCGTAGTGGTCGACCACGCCCTCGGCGTAGACCTCACGGTCGTGTTGCAGCGCAATATAGCGGCGGTAGTTCAGCGCCGCCGGATCGCGAAAACCCTCCCAATCGTCGGCTTGCAGCGGTGAGCCTTCGCGATGCTTGAGGTACCACCGGTTGATCGCACTGTCCGGGTCGAGGTCGAACGGAGCGGGCTTGCGGTTGAAGTGGTAGTGGAAATTGCCCGTGACGGCCTCATACTCGGTCGGCTTGCGCCGGGTATCGCCAGTGATGCTCCACGTCTTGAGCCGGCGGGGCGTTGCGGCGGTCATCCGTCAGTCCTCTCGTTCCAGGTACCAGTGCAGTTCATCGTCGCCGATGTACCGGATCCGGCCGGCAAAGCCAACCAGCGCCGGTTCCAGCGTGGCCAGCGGGAACGCTTGTCCCGCAGCGGCTTCCAAGCTGGATCTCGTGACTCGCAGGAAATGCGGCGCGTGGATGCGTACATAGCCGGCGTGGTCTTCGACGACGACTGCGGCGTCGGGGTTGTCGGCATAGATGGCGTCGGTCAGTGCGGAGACGATTTCGGGATCAAAGCCCCGCACAACGGGACCGACCAGTTTCGCCGCCTCGCTGGTCGCGGTCATTGCCGGCCCCTTTCTTCGGTGAGGGATATGACGATTTGGTCGCCGTCGCGGCGAACCGGGTGGCTCTGCAGCTGGCAGTTGGCGGGATTGACACCGGAGCCGGTGGTCAGATCGAATTCCCAGCTGTGCGCGCCGCATGTCAGGACGTCATCCTCGATATTCCCTTCGGCCAGTGGGTAATTCGCGTGCGGGCACAGGCCGTCGTAAGCGCGGATTTCTCCGTTTCGCAGGTGGACGAGCAGGATCGGCCGATCGTCGACATAGAATTCGCCGACTTCGCCCTCCCACAGCTCGTCGATGGTGGCGACGGGAGTCCAGGTCTGGGTACTAGTCATAGAAGGCCTCGACGTGGTCCATCGGGCCGACGCCGGATGCGGCAATGCCCGCCTGTTGGTCGAGCACCTTCCCGTTGTGGCGCAACCGGATCGGTGCATCGCGTCTGGCCACCCGGTGTCCGACGACGTGGTGGGCGATCGCCGCACCCACGGCCTCGACGGTGTCGCCGTCGTCGACGGGGATCAGCAGTTCGAGCACGTCGCCCTCGAACAGGGCGGTCAGTGGAAGTAGCGCCATGGCCCTTAACCCTTCGATCCGTTCAGTGCCCATGCGTAATCGCTGGCGTCCTGGCCCTGCTCCTCGGGTAAGAGCCCGAAGTACTGCAGTACGGTTCCCAGATCCGGTGGGCTGATCTCTCCGGACAGCACCCGGTCGATCAGGGATTGGTGGCCGGCGAATCGATCCGGCCGTTGGACGAAGATCCACCGGCACGGTTCCGAGCAGAACAGGTACTCACGCCCGTTGTGCACGTGTGTGAGCGGCGCGGGATCGGTGTGGGCGCCGACGGTCACGCCTGCGGCCCGAACCACCGGTAGCTGACACATGTTGCAGGTGATTGGCAGCGTCTCGGGCAGGGTGGCAGCGATATCGCCGTTGCGGACGTTCTCGGTGATGACGTCCCAATTCTTGCCGAAGTCGCGGTTCCAGCCGGGGTACTTCTCCTCGAGCCACAGGCGCTCGGCCTCGGACACGCCCGCGTCGGGATTCCACCACACCGTCGGCCGGTAATACCACACCCCGAGATGGATGGCGTGGTGATACCACGTCAGCTCGTTGATGAATTCGTCCCAGTACCAGGGAAATTCGAGCCCATAGTCGCGGAACTGGTCGGCGAACTGCTTGACCACCCAGTCCTCGATGAACTCCTTGAAGCTCATCCGCCGGCTCTCCAGCGGGGTGTAGTAGTCCATCGACAGGCCGGTCAGCAGCGCGAAGATGCGCCACGACCGCCAGAACATGTGGTCGATGAGGAACTGGCCCCACTCGGCCTCGCCGTTGTCGATGAGGACCTTGATCGTCGGCTCGCCCTGCTGGGCATGACGCGCCTCGTCGGTCTGAATCGAACTGATCAGCGCGCCGAATTCCAGGTCGCCCACATCGATGGCGTCGGCGGCCATGCCGAGGAACTGCAAGTTGGTGAAGCCGGTCTCGAGCGTAAAGGTCAACTGCAACGCTATCGACAAGGCATCGTTGGCCACGAACATGTCGTCGAACAAATAGCGCACCGCGAGCACGATCCAGTCGTTGGTGTGAAATGCCTTGAGCGCCCAGTCGCCTCGCGGCTCCTTGTCGAGCAGGCCGTACGGGAAGAACGCCTGAATCTGGCCGTGGCGAACCTCGTCCAGGGTGCCGAAGGTGGCGGTGTTGCGCCAGGCCGCGGAGCGGCCGAACCGTCCCATCCGAGCCTCGCCGATCGACGCCAGGTACTCGGGCATCGTGATCGCCCCGTAGTGGGCGACGATCACCGACTTCCAGCCCGGATCGAGTTGGTCGAACAACTTCGAGCGCCCGATCGCGTTCTTCAACGAGTACGTCGTGGTGTCCTTGGTGACCTGGTTGTGGACGTACTCGCGGTAGCCGATTTTGTAGGGCTCGTCCCACTTGAGCCAGCCCTCGGCGGAGACGCGATGCGTCCCGGAGAGCTCCTCAGGAAACACCTCGTCCTCGGTGACGTAACGGAAGGTCCAGTTGGTGTCGCGAGCGAGGTCGTACCAGTCGCTGCGTGCGAGTTTGGGCATGAGTCGTCCTTGGTCCGTCTTTGGGCTGCCATCTCAGCCGCATTGAGCTGCGTGGATGACGTGATTGGCTTCCATCATGCGGTATGTTCCAAGGAGTCCTAAGGGTTATCCTCACAAAGATTCGCATCCTCTTCGGCCCGGTACGCCACAGTTACGATCCGGTGCGAGCCCCTACGGACAGCAAACGAATGAGGAGAAGGCTGGCGTGACCGTTACCGACGAATACCTGGCGAACAACGCTGCTTACGCGAGCACATTCAAGGGGCCCCTGCCGTTGCCTCCGAGTAAGCAGGTTGCGGTGGTGGCATGCATGGATGCCCGGCTGGACGTGTACCGGATCCTCGGCCTCGCCGATGGTGAGGCTCACGTGATCCGAAACGCCGGCGGAGTGATCACCGACGACGAAATCCGATCGCTTGCGATCAGCCAGCGGCTGCTGGGAACCAAGGAAATAATCCTGATCCATCACACCGACTGCGGCATGCTCACCTTCAGCGACGAAGAATTCAAGTCGGGCATTCAGCAAGACACCGGGATCAAACCCGGATGGGCGGCCGAAGCGTTCCCCGATGTTGAGGAGGACGTCCGCCAGTCGCTGCGCCGCATCGAACAGAGTCCCTTCGTGACCAAGCATGAATCCTTGCGTGGCTTCGTGTTCGACGTCGCGACGGGCCGGCTCGACGAGGTCGTGCTCTGAAGCCCCAGGGCGCACGGCACCGCAGCCTCGACTCGAAGATCGTCGCGGCACTGGACCGAGCGGGTGAAGCCCTGCACGTGCTGGCGCGCCGC
This genomic interval carries:
- a CDS encoding aromatic/alkene monooxygenase hydroxylase subunit beta, giving the protein MTAATPRRLKTWSITGDTRRKPTEYEAVTGNFHYHFNRKPAPFDLDPDSAINRWYLKHREGSPLQADDWEGFRDPAALNYRRYIALQHDREVYAEGVVDHYEALDHDARLDPAWVETLNRIYVPARYVFHVLQITSLYVGQLAPSAYITNAAFFQAADELRALQWTAYRAKSLSLGHGTHLANTEATRWIWETDEAWQPAREALERLLLAYDWGEAFTALNVVVKPTLDALFKEAFVDLATANGDGLTAALLQESRVDTTRSQAWSSALARYALGANPANAAVIDGWVAKWRPLADRAVDALAATFTDPVSARRRVADSVATFTTQWTR
- a CDS encoding MmoB/DmpM family protein, which codes for MTATSEAAKLVGPVVRGFDPEIVSALTDAIYADNPDAAVVVEDHAGYVRIHAPHFLRVTRSSLEAAAGQAFPLATLEPALVGFAGRIRYIGDDELHWYLERED
- a CDS encoding Rieske 2Fe-2S domain-containing protein — its product is MTSTQTWTPVATIDELWEGEVGEFYVDDRPILLVHLRNGEIRAYDGLCPHANYPLAEGNIEDDVLTCGAHSWEFDLTTGSGVNPANCQLQSHPVRRDGDQIVISLTEERGRQ
- a CDS encoding toluene-4-monooxygenase system B family protein; this encodes MALLPLTALFEGDVLELLIPVDDGDTVEAVGAAIAHHVVGHRVARRDAPIRLRHNGKVLDQQAGIAASGVGPMDHVEAFYD
- a CDS encoding aromatic/alkene/methane monooxygenase hydroxylase/oxygenase subunit alpha codes for the protein MPKLARSDWYDLARDTNWTFRYVTEDEVFPEELSGTHRVSAEGWLKWDEPYKIGYREYVHNQVTKDTTTYSLKNAIGRSKLFDQLDPGWKSVIVAHYGAITMPEYLASIGEARMGRFGRSAAWRNTATFGTLDEVRHGQIQAFFPYGLLDKEPRGDWALKAFHTNDWIVLAVRYLFDDMFVANDALSIALQLTFTLETGFTNLQFLGMAADAIDVGDLEFGALISSIQTDEARHAQQGEPTIKVLIDNGEAEWGQFLIDHMFWRSWRIFALLTGLSMDYYTPLESRRMSFKEFIEDWVVKQFADQFRDYGLEFPWYWDEFINELTWYHHAIHLGVWYYRPTVWWNPDAGVSEAERLWLEEKYPGWNRDFGKNWDVITENVRNGDIAATLPETLPITCNMCQLPVVRAAGVTVGAHTDPAPLTHVHNGREYLFCSEPCRWIFVQRPDRFAGHQSLIDRVLSGEISPPDLGTVLQYFGLLPEEQGQDASDYAWALNGSKG
- a CDS encoding beta-class carbonic anhydrase, with amino-acid sequence MTVTDEYLANNAAYASTFKGPLPLPPSKQVAVVACMDARLDVYRILGLADGEAHVIRNAGGVITDDEIRSLAISQRLLGTKEIILIHHTDCGMLTFSDEEFKSGIQQDTGIKPGWAAEAFPDVEEDVRQSLRRIEQSPFVTKHESLRGFVFDVATGRLDEVVL